Proteins encoded together in one Quercus lobata isolate SW786 chromosome 3, ValleyOak3.0 Primary Assembly, whole genome shotgun sequence window:
- the LOC115979166 gene encoding protein NRT1/ PTR FAMILY 4.6-like, which translates to MEEEHQFSRWEGYVNWRNKPALRGNHGGMLAASFVLVVEILENLAYLANASNLVLYLSEYMHFSPSKSANNVTNFMGTAFLLALLGGFLSDAFFTTYQIYLISAVIELLGLSVLFVQARSPSLMPPACDPTNLNIPCQEVYGAKAAMLFIGLYLVALGVGGIKGSLPSHGAEQFDESTLQGRKQRSTFFNYFVFCLSCGGLIAVTFVVWIEDNKGWQWGFGFSTISIFLSIPIFLAGSAFYRNKIPSGSPLTTIFKVLVAATLNFCTSRSPSNAVASMTTNPSSPTPNGKESEENAKTMVSSQTATGSLKFLNNAVVDKPVHNALECTMQQVEDVKIVLKVLPIFACTIMLNCCLAQLSTFSVQQAATMNTKLGSLKVPPASLPIFPLTFIMILAPLYDHFIIPFARKATKSEMGITHLQRIGIGLVLSIIAMVIAALVEIKRKRVATNSRMLDSENPLPITFFWIAFQYLFLGSADLFTLAGLLEFFFTEAPASMRSLATSLSWASLAMGYYLSTVIVSIVNNVTGHSKHKPWLSGSNINHYHLDRFYWLMCVLSALNFLHYLLWACRYKYIRAQTKKKVMVTCA; encoded by the exons ATG GAAGAAGAGCACCAGTTCAGCAGATGGGAAGGGTATGTGAACTGGAGGAACAAACCAGCTCTCAGAGGCAACCATGGTGGCATGCTTGCTGCTTCTTTTGTATTGG TGGTGGAGATATTGGAGAACCTGGCATATTTAGCAAACGCAAGCAACTTGGTACTGTATCTATCAGAGTACATGCACTTCTCTCCTTCCAAATCAGCCAACAATGTCACAAATTTCATGGGGACAGCTTTCCTTTTGGCTCTCCTTGGGGGCTTCCTATCTGATGCCTTTTTCACTACTTATCAAATCTACTTGATAAGTGCAGTCATTGAACTCCTG GGTTTGAGTGTACTCTTTGTGCAAGCTCGGTCACCTTCACTAATGCCACCAGCATGTGACCCAACCAACCTCAATATTCCTTGCCAGGAAGTTTATGGTGCAAAAGCTGCAATGTTGTTTATAGGCCTCTATCTTGTGGCCCTTGGTGTTGGAGGGATAAAGGGATCACTACCATCACATGGGGCTGAGCAATTTGATGAAAGTACACTACAAGGAAGGAAGCAAAGATCAACCTTCTTCAACTACTTTGTTTTCTGTCTCTCATGTGGTGGCCTTATTGCAGTAACATTTGTGGTGTGGATTGAAGACAATAAAGGGTGGCAATGGGGTTTTGGATTCTCTACCATTAGCATATTCTTGTCAATACCAATCTTCCTCGCTGGTTCAGCCTTTTATAGGAACAAAATACCTTCTGGAAGTCCGCTTACAACCATCTTCAAG GTTTTGGTTGCTGCCACACTCAATTTCTGCACGAGCAGAAGCCCAAGCAATGCTGTTGCAAGCATGACCACAAACCCTTCTTCTCCAACTCCAAATGGCAAGGAATCAGAAGAAAATGCCAAAACAATGGTGTCCAGTCAAACTGCGACAGGTAGTCTCAAATTCCTAAATAATGCAGTGGTAGACAAACCAGTCCACAACGCACTAGAATGCACGATGCAGCAAGTAGAAGATGTCAAAATTGTGCTAAAAGTACTTCCAATATTTGCTTGCACCATTATGCTCAACTGTTGCCTAGCTCAGCTGTCCACATTTTCTGTCCAACAAGCTGCTACAATGAACACCAAGCTTGGTTCCTTAAAAGTCCCACCAGCTTCACTTCCTATTTTCCCGTTAACATTCATCATGATCCTTGCACCACTTTACGACCATTTCATCATCCCATTTGCTCGTAAAGCAACTAAATCCGAAATGGGAATCACTCATCTCCAACGGATTGGAATTGGTCTAGTACTTTCAATTATAGCCATGGTAATAGCAGCTCTTGTTGAGATAAAGCGGAAGAGAGTGGCTACCAACTCAAGAATGCTTGACTCTGAGAATCCATTGCCCATCACATTCTTTTGGATTGCTTTCCAATACTTGTTCCTTGGTTCAGCAGATCTTTTCACCCTGGCTGGTTTGTTGGAATTTTTCTTTACAGAGGCACCTGCAAGCATGAGATCCTTGGCTACATCTCTTTCTTGGGCCTCTTTGGCCATGGGGTACTACCTGAGCACAGTTATTGTTTCAATAGTTAACAATGTCACTGGTCACTCCAAACACAAGCCATGGCTTTCTGGTAGCAACATAAATCATTACCACCTGGATAGATTTTACTGGCTCATGTGTGTGCTCAGTGCATTGAATTTCTTGCACTACCTCTTATGGGCCTGCCGGTACAAATACATAAGAGcacaaacgaaaaaaaaagttatggtGACATGTGCATGA